One genomic window of Branchiostoma lanceolatum isolate klBraLanc5 chromosome 5, klBraLanc5.hap2, whole genome shotgun sequence includes the following:
- the LOC136435075 gene encoding leucine-rich repeat and guanylate kinase domain-containing protein-like yields MADMDGIWSQHGGMDGLPPSDPPEISFGAPNVFQVGTSDSPASELPDSALGYGVPYIPDDDDDSQEEEGPELSPDGILDEETVAQGLSNLGKAAGGTAQVFLHLTLPGYNLADISLLQDYVHLQRLEMPYNQITDLSALSCMTHLLYLDVSHNELRDLLNFEPPINLKEVDYSYNKLETIQDLSEHTALTKLTLDNNNIAEISGLSNCRQLRYLSIAHNNLQKISGLDHLKIKYLSLRGNNIKRIENLETLVYLQVLNLSGNAISSMAGLEGHNYLESVDLDDNEVSSIVEVQYLVDLRLLTDLNLMRNPIQGLPDYRLSILFKLQQLSTLDRKKAEVEEKVQAINMFNPPQEVIAAQDHIRNVVYSFLTASRVYDSTLPSIETPYPMLVLTGPQGSGKRDLAVRLVQDFPDYFGYGISHTTRPPKTGEEDNKDYHFVSMDRFENLIRQGKFIQTCQYAGHLYGLTMDAVEAVAKEGLACVVHMELEGVMTLKNTYFEPRYVLIIPATRQYLAERLSSREGIQQDEVAYNITRWDTYVDTNQTNPGFFDMAIDSDDFGQAYTSLRKLVMDYLGISDAASSETSTIDGDSRSQSRSEAKDGTMSMTGVTSTNSATRATKWSKPTGSISMDMEMGGGAARTYSGQLRKMEPKKTPVEEASYARRSAAAKAAIITGIVPNPYQQLMQRPPGTAPSNTLDQDGLGDHDQQRPATAPIDASTSFLSMQANPSQAQQGSIDSSSDESEESASLSDLSSARQFSAAGSSDTSEPGGYTERVEGLDLAALENALSEHGSLTSPPLAPRPGSGGSGQVSLPGSRPGSAREPMTSRPGSNLKPVLPPIPSHRGEELDKSLPDF; encoded by the exons ATGGCTGACATGGACGGCATCTGGTCCCAACACGGAGGGATGGACGGTCTTCCGCCCAGCGACCCGCCAGAAATCAGCTTTGGAGCGCCGAACGTTTTCCAGGTCGGCACGTCGGACTCCCCTGCGTCCGAGCTGCCTGACAGCGCCCTGGGGTACGGGGTGCCTTACATACCGGACGACGATGACGACtcacaggaggaggaggggccTGAG CTGTCTCCTGATGGAATCTTGGATGAGGAGACGGTGGCCCAGGGCCTGTCTAACCTGGGGAAGGCTGCCGGGGGCACGGCTCAAGTCTTCCTGCACCTCACATTGCCG GGTTATAACCTAGCTGACATCAGCCTGCTACAGGACTATGTCCATCTGCAGAGGCTGGAGATGCCGTACAACCAGATCACAG ACCTGTCTGCTCTGAGCTGTATGACACATCTCCTGTACCTGGATGTCTCCCACAACGAGCTGAGAGATCTGCTCAACTTTGAACCACCCATAAATCTGAAG GAGGTGGATTACTCCTACAACAAGTTGGAGACCATTCAGGACCTATCAGAACACACAGCTCTCACCAAACTGACCCTGGACA ACAACAACATCGCAGAGATCTCAGGCTTGTCCAACTGCAGGCAGCTCAGATATCTGAGTATCGCCCACAACAACCTACAAAAGATCAGTGGACTGGATCACCTCAAGATCAAGTACCTCAGTCTG agaggaaacaacatcaagagGATAGAAAACTTGGAGACCTTAGTGTACCTTCAG GTGTTGAACCTGTCTGGTAATGCCATCAGCAGCATGGCTGGGCTGGAGGGACACAACTATCTGGAGTCTGTGGATCTGGATGACAATGAG GTGAGCAGCATAGTTGAGGTGCAGTACCTGGTGGACCTGAGGCTGCTcacagacctgaacctgatgcGGAACCCCATACAG GGCCTCCCTGACTACCGGCTGTCCATCCTGTTCAAGTTACAGCAGCTGTCCACCCTGGACAGAAAGAAAGCAGAAGTGGAAGAGAAG GTTCAGGCAATCAACATGTTCAACCCTCCCCAGGAGGTCATAGCTGCACAGGACCACATCAGGAATGTGGTGTACAGTTTCCTTACAGCCAGCAGAGTCTACGACAG CACGCTGCCCAGTATTGAGACCCCCTACCCCATGTTAGTACTGACTGGTCCCCAGGGATCAGGGAAGAGGGACCTGGCTGTTCGACTGGTGCAGGACTTCCCAGACTACTTTGGATACGG AATTTCTCACACCACACGGCCCCCAAAGACAGGAGAGGAGGACAACAAAGACTACCACTTTGTGTCCATGGACAGGTTTGAGAACCTCATTAGACAG GGTAAGTTTATCCAGACCTGTCAGTATGCTGGCCATCTGTATGGCCTGACCATGGATGCTGTGGAGGCCGTGGCTAAAGAAGGACTGGCCTGTGTGGTGCACATGGAACTGGAG GGTGTGATGACGTTGAAGAACACCTACTTTGAGCCAAGGTACGTCCTCATCATCCCGGCCACCAGGCAGTACCTGGCCGAACGTCTCAGCTCCAGGGAGGGGATACAGCAGGATGAGGTGGCCTACAACATCACACGATGGGACACCTACGTGGACACCAACCAGACCAATCCAGGCTTCTTTGACATGGCCATTGACAGTG ATGACTTTGGACAGGCCTACACGTCCCTACGGAAGTTAGTTATGGACTACCTGGGCATCAGTGATGCTGCATCATCAGAGACATCCACCATTGATGGCGACTCCAGGTCCCAGAGTAGATCAGAGGCCAAGGATGGAACTATGAGTATGACTG GTGTGACATCCACCAACTCAGCCACCAGGGCGACCAAGTGGAGCAAGCCTACAGGCTCCATCAGCATGGACATGGAGATGGGAGGGGGGGCAGCACGCACATACTCGGGACAACTCCGCAAGATGGAACCCAAGAAGACACCTGTG GAGGAAGCATCCTATGCTCGCAGGTCGGCTGCAGCCAAAGCTGCTATCATCACAGGAATCGTGCCCAACCCTTACCAGCAGCTCATGCAGAG GCCACCAGGCACAGCACCAAGTAACACCTTGGATCAGGATGGCCTTGGCGACCATGATCAGCAACGCCCGGCGACGGCTCCCATCGATGCCAGCACCTCCTTCCTGTCCATGCAGGCCAACCCCAGCCAGGCGCAGCAGGGCAGcatcgactccagctcggatgAGTCTGAGGAGAGTGCAAGTCTGTCGGATCTCTCCTCTGCAAGGCAGTTCTCTGCTGCAGGATCCTCCGACACGTCGGAACCGGGGGGTTACACTGAGAGAGTGGAAGGCTTGGACTTGGCTGCACTGGAAAATGCCCTGTCAGAGCATGGGTCCCTGACCTCACCCCCTCTAGCTCCACGACCTGGGTCAGGGGGGTCGGGTCAAGTGTCACTGCCTGGGTCAAGGCCGGGGTCAGCTAGGGAGCCGATGACATCGAGGCCTGGATCAAATCTCAAGCCTGTTCTACCACCCATCCCCTCTCACAGAGGGGAGGAACTGGACAAGAGTCTGCCTGATTTCTAG